One window from the genome of Sesamum indicum cultivar Zhongzhi No. 13 linkage group LG15, S_indicum_v1.0, whole genome shotgun sequence encodes:
- the LOC105177949 gene encoding uncharacterized protein DDB_G0275933, which translates to MGYVQEARENHVKKKVEEALRSKMKQKALKECDRYTAKYAECAAGRTLSVVWKCRTQAKELNACLHQYTNDSVLEQMKKEYMLQEGGKGSLSL; encoded by the exons ATGGGTTACGTACAAGAAGCCAGGGAAAATCACGTAAAGAAGAAGGTTGAGGAag CTTTGCGCAGTAAAATGAAGCAGAAGGCACTAAAAGAATGCGATCGCTACACAGCCAAATATGCTGAATGTGCTGCAGGCAGAACGCTATCTGTTGTTTGGAAATGTCGCACACAAGCTAAGGAATTGAATGCATGCCTCCACCAATA CACAAATGATTCTGTCCTGGAACAAATGAAGAAGGAATACATGCTTCAAGAGGGAGGAAAGGGGTCCCTAAGCCTTTGA
- the LOC105177950 gene encoding 14-3-3-like protein, whose amino-acid sequence MSPADSSCEENVYMAKLAEQAERYEEMVEFMEKVVKAVDTDELTVEERNLLSVAYKNVIGARRASWRIISSIEQKEESRGNEDHVNTIKEYRSKIEAELSKICDGILKLLETHLIPSAASAESKVFYLKMKGDYHRYLAEFKTGAERKEAAESTLLAYKSAQDIALAELAPTHPIRLGLALNFSVFYYEILNSPDRACNLAKQAFDEAIAELDTLGEESYKDSTLIMQLLRDNLTLWTSDIADDAGDEIKETAKSGEGQQ is encoded by the exons ATGTCGCCAGCTGACTCTTCATGCGAGGAAAATGTGTACATGGCCAAGTTGGCCGAACAGGCTGAGAGGTATGAGGAGATGGTTGAATTCATGGAGAAGGTTGTGAAGGCCGTGGACACTGATGAGCTGACAGTCGAGGAAAGGAACCTTCTCTCTGTGGCATACAAGAATGTGATTGGTGCTAGGAGGGCTTCATGGAGGATCATCTCTTCAATCGAGCAGAAGGAAGAGAGCCGTGGAAATGAGGATCACGTGAACACTATTAAGGAATACCGGAGTAAGATTGAGGCTGAGCTCAGCAAGATCTGTGATGGGATTTTGAAACTTCTTGAGACCCATCTCATTCCTTCCGCCGCTTCTGCTGAATCGAAGGTGTTCTATTTGAAAATGAAGGGCGACTATCATAGGTATTTAGCTGAGTTTAAGACTGGGGCTGAGAGGAAGGAAGCTGCAGAGAGCACTTTGCTAGCTTACAAGTCTGCGCAG GATATTGCACTGGCTGAGTTGGCTCCCACTCACCCAATTAGGCTGGGACTCGCACTTAACTTCTCAGTTTTCTATTATGAAATCCTTAACTCTCCTGATCGTGCTTGCAACCTTGCGAAGCAG GCTTTTGATGAAGCCATCGCTGAGCTTGATACATTGGGTGAGGAATCATACAAGGACAGCACATTGATCATGCAACTTCTCCGAGACAATTTAACTCTTTGGACCTCTGACATAGCg GATGATGCTGGCGATGAGATCAAGGAAACTGCCAAATCTGGCGAAGGACAACAGTGA
- the LOC105177952 gene encoding ultraviolet-B receptor UVR8 yields MASKTAVIAWGSGEDGQLGIGTNEEKEWVCTVTALRSEKVCSVVAGSRNSLAICENGKLFTWGWNQRGTLGHPPETKTENVPSQVKALSSVKIVQAAIGGWHCLAVDDQGRAYAWGGNEYGQCGEEPERKDDTGRPVRRDIVIPQRCVPKLSVRQVAAGGTHSVVLTREGHVWTWGQPWPPGDIKQISTPVRVQGLDSVKVIAVGAFHNLALLDDGTLMAWGNNEYGQLGTGDTQPRSQPIAVQGLSDLNLVDIAAGGWHSTALTDDGEVYGWGRGEHGRLGFGDDKSSKMVPQRVQLLVGEDIVQVSCGGTHSVALTRDGRMYSFGRGDHGRLGYGRKVTTGHPAEVPINIPPPKDLNGANAEGRWCAKLVACGGRHTLAIVEWRDHEPEQLH; encoded by the exons ATGGCCTCCAAAACCGCCGTTATTGCATG GGGTTCGGGAGAAGACGGGCAGTTAGGAATCGGGACTAACGAGGAGAAAGAATGGGTTTGCACCGTCACTGCCCTTCGCTCCGAGAAGGTCTGCTCTGTCGTTGCTGGCAGCCGCAATTCCCTTGCCATTTGTGAAAACGGAAAG ctgttcacTTGGGGGTGGAACCAAAGAGGGACACTTGGGCACCCACCGGAAACCAAAACTGAAAATGTTCCCAGTCAAGTTAAGGCTCTTTCCAGTGTCAAAATTGTCCAG GCTGCCATTGGTGGTTGGCATTGCTTGGCAGTTGATGATCAAGGCCGAGCTTACGCGTGGG GTGGTAATGAGTATGGGCAGTGTGGTGAAGAACCTGAGCGTAAAGATGATACAGGCAGACCTGTTAGAAGAGATATTGTCATTCCACAGAGATGTGTGCCGAAACTTTCAGTTCGTCAG GTGGCTGCTGGTGGTACTCATTCAGTAGTTCTAACACGGGAAGGACATGTATGGACATGGGGTCAACCATGGCCTCCCGGAGACAT AAAACAAATATCCACCCCAGTTCGAGTACAAGGTCTAGATAGCGTAAAGGTGATTGCAGTCGGAGCTTTTCACAACCTGGCCCTTCTTGATGATGGAACTTTAATGGCATGGGGCAATAATGAGTACGGCCAGCTTGGAACTGGTGATACCCAGCCTAGATCACAACCTATTGCCGTCCAGGGACTCTCTGATCTTAACTTG GTTGATATTGCTGCAGGAGGATGGCACTCAACTGCATTGACGGATGATGGAGAG GTGTATGGCTGGGGCAGAGGGGAACATGGGAGGCTTGGTTTCGGAGATGACAAGAGCAGCAAAATGGTTCCTCAAAGGGTTCAACTTCTTGTAGGCGAGGACATTGTTCAG GTTTCTTGTGGAGGCACTCACTCTGTTGCATTAACACGAGATGGCCGCATGTATTCG TTCGGGCGGGGAGATCACGGACGTTTGGGATATGGAAGAAAGGTGACTACTGGTCATCCAGCAGAAGTACCCATAAACATTCCACCACCCAAGGATTTGAACGGGGCCAATGCTGAAGGCCGATGGTGCGCAAAACTTGTTGCTTGTGGAGGTCGCCATACATTGGCAATTGTAGAATGGCGTGATCATGAACCCGAGCAGCTGCACTGA